The DNA segment TCTCCTTCGGGGGTCTGCGCGATTTCGACCTTCCAGGTTTGCAGTAGGTCTTTCAGCGGGCGAGGCTTTTGTAAATGAATGCCCATGGTGATCGATGCCACGCCCTCCCCCTGTCCGTCAAAAGCAAGGGTCAAGCGTTCGATATCTTCGGCTGGGATCTTCGTTCGTTGCGTTAGGTTCTCCAGTGCGTCGCCAAGTTCTTGAGAGAAGGCGTTGCTAATCGCTTGCCCGGTTGGGGACTGAACTAAATCGCTTAACCGTAGGACGATCACCATCTGTGGGCCGCCGGGAATCATTTCTAGCGGCGGTGGATCGGGAACGCTGGGTGGAGCCCAAAGGGTTTTTTCGTTGTCCGTTAATTCAAAGGGCCCCATCGTTTCGTTTTCGCCGGCGGAGTTGCCGTTTCCTGCACCGGAACCGTTTGCCGAAGGAGACGCAGCAGGGGCACGCGGGGTTGGGACGAAGGGGGCGGGTGTTGTCTGCGATACCTGTTTGCTGGGGCCACTGGGACGCCCCAGGATCAGGATCAAACCAATCATCGCAGCAAAGCCAAGCCCACCGATAACGATCGGCCCACGGTAGCTCTTCTTGGATTTCTTTCTTCGTCGTCCCGCTGAACCCGCTCGTTTTCGCTTTGGAGGGGCGTTGGTTTCGGCAGGGGTAGGACTAGGACTAGGATTCGCGGGGGAAGCGGCCTGTGGTTTTGGGGTTGGCTTGAGGGCTTTGGGAGCCTGCGGTTGTTTGCTGACTGGCTCGGGGGATGAGGCGGCCGGTTTTGCAGCGGGGGTTTGCTTGGCGGGCGACGCTTCTGCTGGCGGGACACGCTGCGTTGGAGGAGCTGAGGCAGGAACAGGTGCAACGGGTTGTTTTTGATGGCGAGGCGGTTCCGCTACAGGTGAAGCTGTCTTGCGCGAAGCAGGAACCACGGTGTCAGGCTTTGCCGGAGGTGCTTTAGGGGTTGGGATAGGGGTTGGGATTGGGGCTGAAGCCGTAGGCGTTGCCGCGGCGGCAGCGATTTCATTCGGTTCTTGCAGTTGTTGGAGTGCAGCGATCATGCCGTCAAGGTTTGTGAACCTAGCGGCAGCATTTTTGGCCATCGCATGCCCAATCACGCGGACGATCCCGCTGCCTGATTTTTCGCTGCCGTTTGCCAATGCCTGGAGTTTCGCAGGAACTTTTTCAATGTGCTGTTGCAGCAAGGCGTCTGAATTGTCCGCGGAGAACGGCGGGGTGCCGAATTGCGATTGGTATAGAAGGCAGCCAAGGGCGTATTGGTCCGAAAGCGGATCGACTGGCTGTCCGGGGAGGGAGAATTCGGGGGCAGCGTACAACGCTGGTTGTTCGGGGCGTCGTAACCAGACCGATCGCTCGCCAAGCGGGTGGTCGATCCCCAAAGGGGCGTCGCGAAGGAGCAGGATTGGGCTGGTTTTTTCCTTGGTGGGCTTGCCGATCCAAATCCGTTCCGGGTGGATGCCACCGTGGGCGTATCCGGCGTGGTGAAGCGGGAGCAACGCATTGGCGACCGCCTCTCCTAGTTCCGCGGTCCGGGCCGGATCCCATTGGCCGCTGGCAAATGCTTCCGCCAAAGTTCTGCCAGGTGGAAGCCGGCTGACGACCAGCGTTTCCCCTTCGTTCCGCTCCGATTCCAGCGGCTGCAGGTTCTTGCTCCGCAAAGACAGATGCAGCGTCAGCCACCGTTGGGCGATTTCGGGAGTGTCCGCAGGCTGTTTGTGGACCAGCATTTCGCCACGACCGCGAGCTTGTTTGGCCCAGAACCAATCGATCCAGGGGGCTTCGGCAGGTCGGCGAAGGACGTAACGCCCGGTGCTTAGGTCTGTCAGATTCCCCGCTAATAAACACTGCACCTGATAGCTGGTCAAAGCCCCGCCGCGGATCAGGAACTTGGCAAGGGTCGCCGAGTCGGCCGGGGGGCGACCGGAATTTTTTTTGGCGTACTCGACAGCCCACCGCCGACAGCGTTCCGCGTCGGCCAGCCCGCTCTCGGTCAGCCGGTTCCAGAATTCGTTGACAGACAGTCGCGGGCTCATAATCAGCAGAGGGGCTGGAAGCGGAACGTATGTGGGAAGGCCTTGGAAAAGACGATATTTTCCAGGGCTTGGTTCCCAAAGCTTGATCTATTCTAGTTGAGTAAGTTGATTCCGTCCTTACCAACGGCCATCGCACCTTCGCTTTTCTTGGACTAGAAATTAAACTTATAAAAAGCAATGAACAAACCATCTTTTGTCTACCGCGGGAAGCCAGCGTGAATATCGTTATTATCTCCACTGAAGCCGTTCCATTCGCTAAAACCGGAGGATTGGCCGACGTCTGTGGAGCCTTACCCGTGCAACTGGCACAGCGGGGCCACCAGGTCAGCCTGATCATGCCGGGGTTCCGGCAGATTCGAGCGGCAGGCCGAGACATCGAAGAAACCGACCTGTCGGTTCGGGTGTCGATCGATGGTCGCGAAATTGCGGCCAAGATTTCTCGCTCGACGCTGCCCGATTCGGATGTGCCTGTCTACTTTATCAACCAACCGGAGCTGTTTGATCGGGCTCAGCTGTACGGTGATGAGAAGGGCGATTACCGTGATAATTGCCTGCGGTTCGCTTTCTTTTCGCGAGCCTGCTTGGGGGCGATCACGCGTTTGGATCTCCAGCCAGATATCGTTCACTGCAATGACTGGCAGACGGGACTAGTGCCAGCTTATATCTCAGAGGATTTCGAGCAGCATCCGTGGATGAACCGTGCCGCTTCGCTGATGACGATCCATAACATGGCTTACCAGGGGGTTTTTCCCAAAGAGAACTTATCCCTGACCGGATTCGATTGGGGACAGTTCCACCACAATGGTTTGGAATTCTATGACCAAATCAATCTGCTTAAAACCGGAATTCAGTACGCCGACACGGTCACCACGGTCAGTGCTCGGTATGCCGAAGAAATCCAGACCGAAGAACATGGGTGTGGCTTGCAGGGAGTCCTGCAAGCACGCTCCGAATCGCTGTTTGGAGTTCCAAACGGTATCGATACCGGGATCTGGAATCCGCAAACCGATCCTCATCTTGCCGCAAACTATTCGCTCGATAATTGGGCCGAAGGTAAAAACGCAAATAAGCGAGCCATCCAGGAACGGTTTGGGATGGAGGTCGATCATGAAGCACCGGTGATCGGATTGGTGGGAAGGCTTGCGGAGCAGAAAGGCTGGGAACTGGTTATCGAATCGATGCAGCACTTTTTGGCAAGCGGCCACGAAGCTCAGTGGGTTGTGCTTGGCACCGGAGCACCGCACTATCACGATGCTCTAACACAGCTAGCGGAAAAATACTCGGGACGGCTGGGCCTGCATCTAGGGTTTTCGGATGCGTTGGCGCATCAGATCGAAGCCGCCTCCGACATCTTCTTAATGCCCAGTCGTTATGAACCGTGCGGGCTGAATCAGCTGTACAGCCTCCGCTATGGAACCGTCCCGGTCGTCAATCCAACAGGTGGATTAGCCGATACGGTCGTCGATACCTGTGAGCAAACTTTGGCGGAGAAAACCAGTTCCGGATTCTATCTCAGTACTTTTGACGCGCCGGGTTTGACCGCCGCGCTCTCAAAGGCCTTGCGAATCCGATCGCAGGAGCCGGAAAAGTGGTCGCAAATCGTCACAACCGGAATGCAGCAAGATTGGTCGTGGGGACGGAGTGCGGACCGGTATGTGCAGATCTATGGCGATACGGCAGCCCGTAAGGGGAGGAAAGTGCGAATTTAAGGATTCTTCTACAAAAAGTTTTTGTGAAAAAAACGCTGCCAGCACTCGGTGGCGGAGGATTTGCACTGTAGGATGTTCCCCCCAGAGGCCGATGGGCAACACACCCTCCTTAATTGAGGGTGGTTCGCAAGAGACTGCATGAAATTAGGATTCTGCAGCGAAGACACTAAACAGTGTGCTTGCTAACACAACCCTCTCGGGGCAACCAGTATAATTTCCTCCTTTCAGTGGAAGAGGACATGATCATGAGTGATCTACGCAATCGCATCGATGATTCTTCGTCGATCAGGCAATCCTCTTCCTCGGCAATTTCGGTGTCGTTAAAGACCGCGACGTCGAGTGAGCAAGCGCCACCGGCGGACTACATCCCCGGTCGATTTGGGGCACTCAGCGAACTTCGCCTGGACGTGCTTACCGGCCGTCAGACCATTTTTGCAACCAGCCGAGGCGACCGCCCGGTTGAAGCGGCTCCGCCCGATGTTGTTTCGGAACCGTTTGGCATCTGCCCCTTCTGCGAAGGGAATGAAAAATTTACCCCGATGACGCTGCTGTCGATTCCTAATGATGAGGATCCGGACAGCTGGTTGGTGCGCGTCGTCGACAACAAATTCCCTGCCGTTACCTGGCGAGGTCTTGCGGGAAAAGAAAATAAACGGCTCCCTTCTGGATTGAAGTGGAAAAATCAGTCCAACCGGCGTTCGCCGCAGCGGCGTGGTAGTGTCGGGCTGTTCGATTCCGCGCCGGTTGCCGGCGGCCACGAAGTGGTGATCGAATCGCCTTGGCATTCGCACTCGATTGTCGATCTGAATGTCGATCATTTGACCAAGGTTTATCAAGCGATTGCCCTCCGGATTGGTGCCTGGAGCAAAGTTCCTGGAGTCGAGTACATCTCGGTCTTCAAAAACGTTGGCTCGCGAGCCGGTGCCTCCCTCAGCCACGCTCATAGTCAGTTGATCACGACCGCGGCACTTCCTCCGCGTGTTGCCGATACGATGCTTCGGTCGGGGACTCACTTCGACCAGACGGGCTGCTGCCTGCAGTGCGATCTGCTGCGTTCGGAGTTAGAAACTGGGCAGCGGATTGCATTTACGACGGAGCATTTTGTCGCCTATTGCCCATTTGCGTCTTCTCTACCTTACCTAACCCGGATCTTGCCCCGGAAACACGGAGCTCGGTTCGAAGATTCTTCTCCAGCAGTCCTGGCAGACCTAGCTCAATTGACTCGCCGTCTGGTCCAATGTTTCGAGACGCTGTTCCCGGAAGTTTCGTATAATTACGTCCTCCACACGCAGCCGCCAGCTGTGTCGAACGAGGAACCATTCCATTGGTCGATGGAGTGGATGCCTCGTGTGACGACTCAGGCAGGCTTCGAATTTGCATCCGATTGTTACATTAACCCGACTTTACCCGAAACCGCGGCGGCCGCACTTCGGGAAGTAGCCCGACAAACCAACCCCTTACGGGGTTCACGTCCGAGAACCGGCCATTCTGTCATAGAAAGATAAAACGATTCTGTCTTTGTGACCGATAAGGTTGGTGAAGAATGGATCGACACTCACAATCGCTAGCGGTCAACATGCAACCACACGTTCATCTCTGCCTGGTACTGCACAATCACCAGCCTATTGGCAATTTCGACGGGATCTTCGAAGCCGCCTATCAGGACAGCTATCTGCCGTTCCTGGAAGTCTTCGAGCCCTACGAGCGCCTAAATCTGTCGCTTCATACAAGCGGCCCTTTGATGCTCTGGTTGGCGGACCATCATCCCGAATATATCGATCGTGTGCGAGCATTGGTCGAAGCGGGACGCATTGAAATCGTCGGCGGGCCGCAGTACGAGCCGATCATGACGATGCTGCCGCAGCGTGACCAGATCGGACAGATCCAGTCCTACGCTCAATGGCTGCGCCGTAAATTTGGGGTGACACCCGCCGGAATGTGGACTCCTGAGCGAGTCTGGGAATCGGGGTTAACCGCGTCGGTCGCCCAAGCGGGAATCCAGTACACGGTGTTGGATGATTTCCACTTCCGCGCCGCTGGCGTGACCCAAGAGGAAATGACCGGATACTTCCTGACCGAAGATGACGGGCACATGCTGCGGATCTTCCCCGGCAGTGAACGCCTGCGGTATTCGATTCCCTTTTTGGCCGCCGATGAAACGATCCGCTACTGCCGCGAAGTCGCCGAGCAGCATCCGGGGGCAGTGTTAACCTTTGGGGACGATGGCGAGAAATTCGGCACCTGGCCCGACACCCAGGCGCACGTCTATGAACGAGGCTGGCTGCGTAGTTTCTTCAACGCGCTGTCCGACAACGCTGAATGGTTGCACGCGACCACGCTAGCCCAGGCCGTTGCCCAAACCAAACCGGTTGGCAAGGTCTATCTGCCCGACAGCAGCTACCGCGAAATGTCCGAATGGGCGTTGCCGGTGGAACAGCAGCAGAGCCTTGATGATGTTATCCACGACTTTGAAGGGGACCCTCGCTGGGATTCCTTGAAGGCATTTGTTCGTGGCGGTTACTGGCGTAATTTCAAAGTCAAATACGCCGAAACCAACGAAATGTACGCTCGCATGATGGATGTCAGTCGACGCCTGGCGGAAGCTCGTGAAGAAGGTTTGGACGCCGGGGAATTGGCGGTCGCTCAGGATCACCTTTACCGTGGCCAATGCAATTGCCCTTACTGGCATGGTGCTTTTGGTGGGGTTTACCTGCCGCATTTGAGAAATGCGATTTACCAACACCTGATCGAAGCCGATTCGATCTTGGAACGTGCCGCCCGTGGACCTCATTCGCGATGGGCGGAAGGGACTGCGGAAGATTACGATTTTGACGGTCAGAACGAAGTGCGGATGTCGACCGATCAGATGGTCGCTTGGGTTTCCCCGGGGCGTGGCGGACGGATTGTCGAATGGGACCTGCGAGCGATTTCGCACAACCTGCTGGCGACGATGCAACGCCGGCCCGAAGCCTACCATCGCAAGGTGCTAACCGGTCCCAATGCTACGGAAGGCGAAGTCGCAAGTATCCATGACCGAGTGGTCTTCAAGCAAGAAGGTTTGGAGCAACGTCTGCAGTACGATCGCTTCCCGCGTAAATCGTTGATGGATCATTTCTACGACGAACAGACTACGTTGTCCGCCGTCCAGAATAATGATGCCCAGGAACGTGGCGATTTCGTTGATTTGCCGTTCCAGGCCAAGCTTCGCCGCGCTTCCGATCGAGTGCAGTTGCGGATGCATCGTGAAGGGAACGCCTGGGGAATTCCCCTGACGATCACCAAAGCGATCACCATGACCGCGGGATCCGACACGGTGGAAATCACCTATTTGCTGGAAAATCTGCCTCCCGGGCAAGTGATGCACTTTGGGATTGAATTCAATTTTGCAGGATTGCCGTCCGGAGCCGATGACCGCTTCTTCACCGATGCTGCAGGCAATCGCTTGGGGCAGTTAGGGGAATCGCAGGATTTGTCCGACACCACCGGGCTGATGCTGTCCGATCAATGGTTGGGGATTGATATCGGTTTGGATATCGATCGTCCGAGCGGAATCTGGGCGTTTCCGATCGAAACGGTCAGCCAAAGTGAAGGTGGCTTTGAATTAGTTCATCAAAGTGTCTGTGTTCAACCACATTGGCTGGTTAGTGGGGATGCCGAGGGCCGTTGGGCGGTTAAGATGTGGGTTCAGAATCGTTGTCGTAATTCGACGGCGATCGAATCATCTAGCACCCAAACCACTACGGTTTAGGCTCGCCAGGTTAGGCTCGACCCCTTACTTGACTGGTGGCAAATCCTTCTGCCACCGAACTGGACCACAGAATGCCCTTACTGGTTTTTGGACATCGCAATCCTGATACCGATGCGATTTGCGCTGCCCTGGCGTATGCGAACCTGCTGCGACAAACCACGCACCCCGACGCGGTGGCGGCCTGTTGCGGTCCAGCCAACCGACGAACCGAATTCGCTCTGAAGCGATGTGGACTGGAACCGCCGCGGATTATCATGGACGTTCGTCCCGAAGTGGAGGATGTCTGTCACCGCGATGTCGTCACGGCAGAGGAAAGCGAGGTCTTCTACGAAGTCTATCGCCGGCTGAAAAAGCATGAACTGCGAAGCATTCCAGTGCTTGATAAGGATCAAACATTGGTCGGAATCCTCAGCCTTCTGTCGGTGATGGAGCTGA comes from the Roseimaritima multifibrata genome and includes:
- a CDS encoding serine/threonine protein kinase, giving the protein MSPRLSVNEFWNRLTESGLADAERCRRWAVEYAKKNSGRPPADSATLAKFLIRGGALTSYQVQCLLAGNLTDLSTGRYVLRRPAEAPWIDWFWAKQARGRGEMLVHKQPADTPEIAQRWLTLHLSLRSKNLQPLESERNEGETLVVSRLPPGRTLAEAFASGQWDPARTAELGEAVANALLPLHHAGYAHGGIHPERIWIGKPTKEKTSPILLLRDAPLGIDHPLGERSVWLRRPEQPALYAAPEFSLPGQPVDPLSDQYALGCLLYQSQFGTPPFSADNSDALLQQHIEKVPAKLQALANGSEKSGSGIVRVIGHAMAKNAAARFTNLDGMIAALQQLQEPNEIAAAAATPTASAPIPTPIPTPKAPPAKPDTVVPASRKTASPVAEPPRHQKQPVAPVPASAPPTQRVPPAEASPAKQTPAAKPAASSPEPVSKQPQAPKALKPTPKPQAASPANPSPSPTPAETNAPPKRKRAGSAGRRRKKSKKSYRGPIVIGGLGFAAMIGLILILGRPSGPSKQVSQTTPAPFVPTPRAPAASPSANGSGAGNGNSAGENETMGPFELTDNEKTLWAPPSVPDPPPLEMIPGGPQMVIVLRLSDLVQSPTGQAISNAFSQELGDALENLTQRTKIPAEDIERLTLAFDGQGEGVASITMGIHLQKPRPLKDLLQTWKVEIAQTPEGDPILAGDGPDAFFVRDVSEGAMVDAFSIGSIEQMKGVAEMGGAPIPLPPQLKGLWQSANSEADLNLLLLPNYLFADGRNILKTYAPQIIGPLREFLQPDANGVLLVSNLEPDWYLETRMLPGPGTTSTTLSRKMQTTVAQLPTWAENFLVDTSPDPSWRKLANRMPQMLRAIDRYARYGVAEDAATANLYLPSEAAPNILLASMLAANTLPGKAAAIAATPMATKAMSIEELLEMPISVSFDQESLEFAGQAVIDEVKGKAPPGTTIPPYVLLGGDLQKEGITQNQQIRDFKIKDQPLRKVLTLLVMQANIDKSVTDASQPQQLLVWVIGDNPNKPGEKAILISTRAGAEGKYELPAEFVP
- the glgA gene encoding glycogen synthase GlgA — its product is MNIVIISTEAVPFAKTGGLADVCGALPVQLAQRGHQVSLIMPGFRQIRAAGRDIEETDLSVRVSIDGREIAAKISRSTLPDSDVPVYFINQPELFDRAQLYGDEKGDYRDNCLRFAFFSRACLGAITRLDLQPDIVHCNDWQTGLVPAYISEDFEQHPWMNRAASLMTIHNMAYQGVFPKENLSLTGFDWGQFHHNGLEFYDQINLLKTGIQYADTVTTVSARYAEEIQTEEHGCGLQGVLQARSESLFGVPNGIDTGIWNPQTDPHLAANYSLDNWAEGKNANKRAIQERFGMEVDHEAPVIGLVGRLAEQKGWELVIESMQHFLASGHEAQWVVLGTGAPHYHDALTQLAEKYSGRLGLHLGFSDALAHQIEAASDIFLMPSRYEPCGLNQLYSLRYGTVPVVNPTGGLADTVVDTCEQTLAEKTSSGFYLSTFDAPGLTAALSKALRIRSQEPEKWSQIVTTGMQQDWSWGRSADRYVQIYGDTAARKGRKVRI
- a CDS encoding galactose-1-phosphate uridylyltransferase, coding for MSDLRNRIDDSSSIRQSSSSAISVSLKTATSSEQAPPADYIPGRFGALSELRLDVLTGRQTIFATSRGDRPVEAAPPDVVSEPFGICPFCEGNEKFTPMTLLSIPNDEDPDSWLVRVVDNKFPAVTWRGLAGKENKRLPSGLKWKNQSNRRSPQRRGSVGLFDSAPVAGGHEVVIESPWHSHSIVDLNVDHLTKVYQAIALRIGAWSKVPGVEYISVFKNVGSRAGASLSHAHSQLITTAALPPRVADTMLRSGTHFDQTGCCLQCDLLRSELETGQRIAFTTEHFVAYCPFASSLPYLTRILPRKHGARFEDSSPAVLADLAQLTRRLVQCFETLFPEVSYNYVLHTQPPAVSNEEPFHWSMEWMPRVTTQAGFEFASDCYINPTLPETAAAALREVARQTNPLRGSRPRTGHSVIER
- a CDS encoding alpha-amylase/4-alpha-glucanotransferase domain-containing protein, whose protein sequence is MQPHVHLCLVLHNHQPIGNFDGIFEAAYQDSYLPFLEVFEPYERLNLSLHTSGPLMLWLADHHPEYIDRVRALVEAGRIEIVGGPQYEPIMTMLPQRDQIGQIQSYAQWLRRKFGVTPAGMWTPERVWESGLTASVAQAGIQYTVLDDFHFRAAGVTQEEMTGYFLTEDDGHMLRIFPGSERLRYSIPFLAADETIRYCREVAEQHPGAVLTFGDDGEKFGTWPDTQAHVYERGWLRSFFNALSDNAEWLHATTLAQAVAQTKPVGKVYLPDSSYREMSEWALPVEQQQSLDDVIHDFEGDPRWDSLKAFVRGGYWRNFKVKYAETNEMYARMMDVSRRLAEAREEGLDAGELAVAQDHLYRGQCNCPYWHGAFGGVYLPHLRNAIYQHLIEADSILERAARGPHSRWAEGTAEDYDFDGQNEVRMSTDQMVAWVSPGRGGRIVEWDLRAISHNLLATMQRRPEAYHRKVLTGPNATEGEVASIHDRVVFKQEGLEQRLQYDRFPRKSLMDHFYDEQTTLSAVQNNDAQERGDFVDLPFQAKLRRASDRVQLRMHREGNAWGIPLTITKAITMTAGSDTVEITYLLENLPPGQVMHFGIEFNFAGLPSGADDRFFTDAAGNRLGQLGESQDLSDTTGLMLSDQWLGIDIGLDIDRPSGIWAFPIETVSQSEGGFELVHQSVCVQPHWLVSGDAEGRWAVKMWVQNRCRNSTAIESSSTQTTTV